In Ammospiza caudacuta isolate bAmmCau1 chromosome 30, bAmmCau1.pri, whole genome shotgun sequence, one DNA window encodes the following:
- the LOC131569478 gene encoding LOW QUALITY PROTEIN: scale keratin-like (The sequence of the model RefSeq protein was modified relative to this genomic sequence to represent the inferred CDS: deleted 2 bases in 1 codon): MAAIKALPGPEWSKQCPGHLLLLGNKAALSCRAPSHPTKMSCYDLCPPRSRAELCPVPRTSVAVPQPIAESCNELCARQCPDSSAFIQPPPVVVTFPGPILSSFPQQAVVGSSGAPAFGGSLGLGGLYGAGATQASGGLCTFGRAYAAPACSPCALPRYSKKLWDTCGPC; encoded by the exons ATGGCTGCTAtaaaagccctgcctgggccagAGTGGAGCAAGCAGTGCCCTGGCCACCTTCTCCTCCTCGGGAACAA ggCTGCCCTCTCTTGCAGAGCACCCTCACATCCCACT AAGATGTCCTGCTACGACCTGTGCCCACCCAGGAGCCgcgctgagctgtgcccagtgcccaggacCAGcgtggctgtgccccagcccatCGCTGAGAGCTGCAACGAGCTGTGCGCCCGCCAGTGCCCCGACTCGTCTGCCTTCATCCAGCCCCCGCCCGTGGTGGTCACCTTCCCCGgccccatcctcagctccttcccccagcaggcCGTGGTGGGCTCCTCCGGAGCACCGGCCTTTGgcggctccctggggctgggcggCCTCTATGGCGCCGGTGCCACCCAGGCCTCGGGGGGCCTCTGCACCTTTGGCAGAGCCTACGCTGCTCCCGCCTGCAGCCCTTGTGCCCTGCCCCGCTACAGCAAGAAGCTCTGGGACACCTGCGGGCCCTGCTAG
- the LOC131569479 gene encoding LOW QUALITY PROTEIN: scale keratin-like (The sequence of the model RefSeq protein was modified relative to this genomic sequence to represent the inferred CDS: deleted 2 bases in 1 codon): MAPRNRLQIGQAGAEQCRGCYKSPAWARVEQAVPWPPTLPREQGAPSHPTKMSCYDLCPPRSSAELCPVPRTSVAVPQPIAESCNELCARQCPDSSAFIQPPPVVVTFPGPILSSFPQQAVVGSSGAPAFGGSLGLGGLYGAGATQASGGLCTFGRAYAAPACSPCALPRYSKKLWDTCGPC, from the exons ATGGCACCCAGGAATCGGCTGCAGattggccaggctggagctgagcaatGCCGGGGCTGCTAtaaaagccctgcctgggccagAGTGGAGCAAGCAGTGCCCTGGCCACCTACTCTCCCTCGGGAACAAGG AGCACCCTCGCATCCCACT AAGATGTCCTGCTACGACCTGTGCCCACCCAGGAGCAgcgctgagctgtgcccagtgcccaggacCAGcgtggctgtgccccagcccatTGCTGAGAGCTGCAACGAGCTGTGCGCCCGCCAGTGCCCCGACTCGTCTGCCTTCATCCAGCCCCCGCCCGTGGTGGTCACCTTCCCCGgccccatcctcagctccttcccccagcaggcCGTGGTGGGCTCCTCCGGAGCACCGGCCTTTGgcggctccctggggctgggcggCCTCTATGGCGCCGGTGCCACCCAGGCCTCGGGGGGCCTCTGCACCTTTGGCAGAGCCTACGCTGCTCCCGCCTGCAGCCCTTGTGCCCTGCCCCGCTACAGCAAGAAGCTCTGGGACACCTGCGGGCCCTGCTAG
- the LOC131569480 gene encoding LOW QUALITY PROTEIN: scale keratin-like (The sequence of the model RefSeq protein was modified relative to this genomic sequence to represent the inferred CDS: deleted 2 bases in 1 codon), whose protein sequence is MAAIKALPGPEWIKQCPGHLLLLTKKGKCASASAGGSLLQPRPLWLDAAALGCSPAMAALSCRAPSHPTKMSCYDLCPPRSSAELCPVPRTSVAVPQPIAESCNELCARQCPDSSAFIQPPPVVVTFPGPILSSFPQQAVVGSSGAPAFGGSLGLGGLYGAGATQASGGLCTFGRAYAAPACSPCALPRYSKKLWDTCGPC, encoded by the exons ATGGCTGCTAtaaaagccctgcctgggccagAGTGGATCAAGCAGTGCCCTGgccaccttctcctcctcacGAAAAAGGGTAAGTGTGCCAGCGCTTCTGCTGGcggctccctgctccagccccggcCCCTGTGGCTGGacgctgctgccctgggctgctctcctgccatggCTGCCCTCTCTTGCAGAGCACCCTCGCATCCCACT AAGATGTCCTGCTATGACCTGTGCCCACCCAGGAGCAgcgctgagctgtgcccagtgcccaggacCAGcgtggctgtgccccagcccatCGCTGAGAGCTGCAACGAGCTGTGCGCCCGCCAGTGCCCCGACTCGTCTGCCTTCATCCAGCCCCCGCCCGTGGTGGTCACCTTCCCCGgccccatcctcagctccttcccccagcaggcCGTGGTGGGCTCCTCCGGAGCACCGGCCTTTGgcggctccctggggctgggcggCCTCTATGGCGCCGGTGCCACCCAGGCCTCGGGGGGCCTCTGCACCTTTGGCAGAGCCTACGCTGCTCCCGCCTGCAGCCCTTGTGCCCTGCCCCGCTACAGCAAGAAGCTCTGGGACACCTGTGGGCCCTGCTAG
- the LOC131569481 gene encoding LOW QUALITY PROTEIN: scale keratin-like (The sequence of the model RefSeq protein was modified relative to this genomic sequence to represent the inferred CDS: deleted 2 bases in 1 codon) — MELSNARAAIKALPGPERNKQCPDHLLLLGNKAALSCRTPSHPTKMSCYDLCPPRSSAELCPVPRTSVAVPQPIAESCNELCARQCPDSSAFIQPPPVVVTFPGPILSSFPQQAVVGSSGAPAFGGSLGLGGLYGAGATQASGGLCTFGRAYAAPACSPCALPRYSKKLWDTCGPC, encoded by the exons atggagctgagcAATGCCAGGGCTGCTAtaaaagccctgcctgggccagAGAGGAACAAGCAGTGCCCTGACCACCTTCTCCTCCTCGGGAACAA ggCTGCCCTCTCTTGCAGAACACCCTCGCATCCCACT AAGATGTCCTGCTACGACCTGTGCCCACCCAGGAGCAgcgctgagctgtgcccagtgcccaggacCAGcgtggctgtgccccagcccatCGCTGAGAGCTGCAACGAGCTGTGCGCCCGCCAGTGCCCCGACTCGTCTGCCTTCATCCAGCCCCCGCCCGTGGTGGTCACCTTCCCCGgccccatcctcagctccttcccccagcaggcCGTGGTGGGCTCCTCCGGAGCACCGGCCTTTGgcggctccctggggctgggcggCCTCTATGGCGCCGGTGCCACCCAGGCCTCGGGGGGCCTCTGCACCTTTGGCAGAGCCTACGCTGCTCCCGCCTGCAGCCCTTGTGCCCTGCCCCGCTACAGCAAGAAGCTCTGGGACACCTGCGGGCCCTGCTAG
- the LOC131569482 gene encoding LOW QUALITY PROTEIN: scale keratin-like (The sequence of the model RefSeq protein was modified relative to this genomic sequence to represent the inferred CDS: deleted 2 bases in 1 codon): protein MELSNARAAIKALPGPEWSKQCPGHLLLLGNKAALSCRAPSHPTKMSCYDLCPPRSSAELCPVPRTSVAVPQPIAESCNELCARQCPDSSAFIQPPPVVVTFPGPILSSFPQQAVVGSSGAPAFGGSLGLGGLYGAGATQASGGLCTFGRAYAAPACSPCALPRYSKKLWDTCGPC, encoded by the exons ATGGAACTGAGCAATGCCAGGGCTGCTAtaaaagccctgcctgggccagAGTGGAGCAAGCAGTGCCCTGGCCACCTTCTCCTCCTCGGGAACAA ggCTGCCCTCTCTTGCAGAGCACCCTCACATCCCACT AAGATGTCCTGCTACGACCTGTGCCCACCCAGGAGCAgcgctgagctgtgcccagtgcccaggacCAGcgtggctgtgccccagcccatTGCTGAGAGCTGCAACGAGCTGTGCGCCCGCCAGTGCCCCGACTCGTCTGCCTTCATCCAGCCCCCGCCCGTGGTGGTCACCTTCCCCGgccccatcctcagctccttcccccagcaggcCGTGGTGGGCTCCTCCGGAGCACCGGCCTTTGgcggctccctggggctgggcggCCTCTATGGCGCCGGTGCCACCCAGGCCTCGGGGGGCCTCTGCACCTTTGGCAGAGCCTACGCTGCTCCCGCCTGCAGCCCTTGTGCCCTGCCCCGCTACAGCAAGAAGCTCTGGGACACCTGCGGGCCCTGCTAG
- the LOC131569483 gene encoding scale keratin-like codes for GASPAHPSKMSCYDLCPPRSSAELCPVPRTSVAVPQPIAESCNELCARQCPDSSAFIQPPPVVVTFPGPILSSFPQQAVVGSSGAPAFGGSLGLGGLYGAGATQASGGLCTFGRAYAAPACSPCALPRYSKKLWDTCGPC; via the exons ggtgccagcccagcacatcc CTCCAAGATGTCCTGCTACGACCTGTGCCCACCCAGGAGCAgcgctgagctgtgcccagtgcccaggacCAGcgtggctgtgccccagcccatTGCTGAGAGCTGCAACGAGCTGTGCGCCCGCCAGTGCCCCGACTCGTCTGCCTTCATCCAGCCCCCGCCCGTGGTGGTCACCTTCCCCGgccccatcctcagctccttcccccagcaggcCGTGGTGGGCTCCTCCGGAGCACCGGCCTTTGgcggctccctggggctgggcggCCTCTATGGCGCCGGTGCCACCCAGGCCTCGGGGGGCCTCTGCACCTTTGGCAGAGCCTACGCTGCTCCCGCCTGCAGCCCTTGTGCCCTGCCCCGCTACAGCAAGAAGCTCTGGGACACCTGCGGGCCCTGCTAG
- the LOC131569485 gene encoding LOW QUALITY PROTEIN: scale keratin-like (The sequence of the model RefSeq protein was modified relative to this genomic sequence to represent the inferred CDS: deleted 2 bases in 1 codon), translating into MEKFCASEEDPAKPDPICMELARLELSNAGAAIKALPGPEWSKQCPGHLLLLGNKAALSCRAPSHPTKMSCYDLCPPRSSAELCPVPRTSVAVPQPIAESCNELCARQCPDSSAFIQPPPVVVTFPSPILSSFPQQAVVGSSGAPAFGGSLGLGGLYGAGATQASGGLCTFGRAYAAPACSPCALPRYSKKLWDTCRPC; encoded by the exons ATGGAGAAGTTCTGTGCATCAGAGGAGGACCCAGCCAAACCAGATCCCATATGCATGGA attggccaggctggagctgagcaatGCCGGGGCTGCTAtaaaagccctgcctgggccagAGTGGAGCAAGCAGTGCCCTGGCCACCTTCTCCTCCTCGGGAACAA ggCTGCCCTCTCTTGCAGAGCACCCTCACATCCCACT AAGATGTCCTGCTACGACCTGTGCCCACCCAGGAGCAgcgctgagctgtgcccagtgcccaggacCAGcgtggctgtgccccagcccatCGCTGAGAGCTGCAACGAGCTGTGCGCCCGCCAGTGCCCCGACTCGTCTGCCTTCATCCAGCCCCCGCCCGTGGTGGtcaccttccccagccccatcctcagctccttcccccagcaggcCGTGGTGGGCTCCTCCGGAGCACCGGCCTTTGgcggctccctggggctgggcggCCTCTATGGCGCCGGTGCCACCCAGGCCTCGGGGGGCCTCTGCACCTTTGGCAGAGCCTACGCTGCTCCCGCCTGCAGCCCTTGCGCCCTGCCCCGCTACAGCAAGAAGCTTTGGGACACCTGCAGGCCCTGCTAG
- the LOC131569486 gene encoding LOW QUALITY PROTEIN: scale keratin-like (The sequence of the model RefSeq protein was modified relative to this genomic sequence to represent the inferred CDS: deleted 2 bases in 1 codon): MAALSCRAPSHPTKMSCYDLCPPRSSAELCPVPRTSVAVPQPIAESCNELCARQCPDSSAFIQPPPVVVTFPGPILSSFPQQAVVGSSGAPAFGGSLGLGGLYGAGATQASGGLCTFGRAYAAPACSPCALPRYSKKLWDTCGPC; the protein is encoded by the exons atggCTGCCCTCTCTTGCAGAGCACCCTCACATCCCACT AAGATGTCCTGCTACGACCTGTGCCCACCCAGGAGCAgcgctgagctgtgcccagtgcccaggacCAGcgtggctgtgccccagcccatCGCTGAGAGCTGCAACGAGCTGTGCGCCCGCCAGTGCCCCGACTCGTCTGCCTTCATCCAGCCCCCGCCCGTGGTGGTCACCTTCCCCGgccccatcctcagctccttcccccagcaggcCGTGGTGGGCTCCTCCGGAGCACCGGCCTTTGgcggctccctggggctgggcggCCTCTATGGCGCCGGTGCCACCCAGGCCTCGGGGGGCCTCTGCACCTTTGGCAGAGCCTACGCTGCTCCCGCCTGCAGCCCTTGTGCCCTGCCCCGCTACAGCAAGAAGCTCTGGGACACCTGCGGGCCCTGCTAG
- the LOC131569487 gene encoding LOW QUALITY PROTEIN: scale keratin-like (The sequence of the model RefSeq protein was modified relative to this genomic sequence to represent the inferred CDS: deleted 2 bases in 1 codon): MAALSCRAPSHPTKMSCYDLCPPRSSAELCPVPRTSVAVPQPIAESCNELCARQCPDSSAFIQPPPVVVTFPGPILSSFPQQAVVGSSGAPAFGGSLGLGGLYGAGATQASGGLCTFGRAYAAPACSPCALPRYSKKLWNTCWPC, encoded by the exons atggCTGCCCTCTCTTGCAGAGCACCCTCACATCCCACT AAGATGTCCTGCTACGACCTGTGCCCACCCAGGAGCAgcgctgagctgtgcccagtgcccaggacCAGcgtggctgtgccccagcccatCGCTGAGAGCTGCAACGAGCTGTGCGCCCGCCAGTGCCCCGACTCGTCTGCCTTCATCCAGCCCCCGCCCGTGGTGGTCACCTTCCCCGgccccatcctcagctccttcccccagcaggcCGTGGTGGGCTCCTCCGGAGCACCGGCCTTTGgcggctccctggggctgggcggCCTCTATGGCGCCGGTGCCACCCAGGCCTCGGGGGGCCTCTGCACCTTTGGCAGAGCCTACGCTGCTCCCGCCTGCAGCCCTTGCGCCCTGCCCCGCTACAGCAAGAAGCTCTGGAACACCTGCTGGCCATGCTAG
- the LOC131569488 gene encoding LOW QUALITY PROTEIN: scale keratin-like (The sequence of the model RefSeq protein was modified relative to this genomic sequence to represent the inferred CDS: deleted 2 bases in 1 codon), whose protein sequence is MELSNARAAIKALPGPERNKQCPDHLLLLGNKAALSCRAPSHPTKMSCYDLCPPRSSAELCPVPRTSVAVPQPIAESCNELCARQCPDSSAFIQPPPVVVTFPGPILSSFPQQAVVGSSGAPAFGGSLGLGGLYGAGATQASGGLCTFGRAYAAPACSPCALPRYSKKLWDTCGPC, encoded by the exons atggagctgagcAATGCCAGGGCTGCTAtaaaagccctgcctgggccagAGAGGAACAAGCAGTGCCCTGACCACCTTCTCCTCCTCGGGAACAA ggCTGCCCTCTCTTGCAGAGCACCCTCGCATCCCACT AAGATGTCCTGCTACGACCTGTGCCCACCCAGGAGCAgcgctgagctgtgcccagtgcccaggacCAGcgtggctgtgccccagcccatTGCTGAGAGCTGCAACGAGCTGTGCGCCCGCCAGTGCCCCGACTCGTCTGCCTTCATCCAGCCCCCGCCCGTGGTGGTCACCTTCCCCGgccccatcctcagctccttcccccagcaggcCGTGGTGGGCTCCTCCGGAGCACCGGCCTTTGgcggctccctggggctgggcggCCTCTATGGCGCCGGTGCCACCCAGGCCTCGGGGGGCCTCTGCACCTTTGGCAGAGCCTACGCTGCTCCCGCCTGCAGCCCTTGTGCCCTGCCCCGCTACAGCAAGAAGCTCTGGGACACCTGCGGGCCCTGCTAG
- the LOC131569489 gene encoding LOW QUALITY PROTEIN: scale keratin-like (The sequence of the model RefSeq protein was modified relative to this genomic sequence to represent the inferred CDS: deleted 2 bases in 1 codon), protein MELSNAMAAIKALPGPEWIKQCPGHLLLLGNKAALSCRAPSHPTKMSCYDLCPPRSSAELCPVPRTSVAVPQPIAESCNELCARQCPDSSAFIQPPPVVVTFPGPILSSFPQQAVVGSSGAPAFGGSLGLGGLYGAGATQASGGLCTFGRAYAAPACSPCALPRYSKKLWDTCGPC, encoded by the exons atggagctgagcAATGCCATGGCTGCTAtaaaagccctgcctgggccagAGTGGATCAAGCAGTGCCCTGGCCACCTTCTCCTCCTCGGGAACAA ggCTGCCCTCTCTTGCAGAGCACCCTCGCATCCCACT AAGATGTCCTGCTACGACCTGTGCCCACCCAGGAGCAgcgctgagctgtgcccagtgcccaggacCAGcgtggctgtgccccagcccatCGCTGAGAGCTGCAACGAGCTGTGCGCCCGCCAGTGCCCCGACTCGTCTGCCTTCATCCAGCCCCCGCCCGTGGTGGTCACCTTCCCCGgccccatcctcagctccttcccccagcaggcCGTGGTGGGCTCCTCCGGAGCACCGGCCTTTGgcggctccctggggctgggcggCCTCTATGGCGCCGGTGCCACCCAGGCCTCGGGGGGCCTCTGCACCTTTGGCAGAGCCTACGCTGCTCCCGCCTGCAGCCCTTGTGCCCTGCCCCGCTACAGCAAGAAGCTCTGGGACACCTGCGGGCCCTGCTAG
- the LOC131569490 gene encoding LOW QUALITY PROTEIN: scale keratin-like (The sequence of the model RefSeq protein was modified relative to this genomic sequence to represent the inferred CDS: deleted 2 bases in 1 codon) has translation MSNAGAAIKALPRPEWSKQCPGHLLLLGNKAALSCRTPSHPTKMSCYDLCPPRSSAELCPVPRTSVAVPQPIAESCNELCARQCPDSSAFIQPPPVVVTFPGPILSSFPQQAVVGSSGAPAFGGSLGLGGLYGAGATQASGGLCTFGRAYAAPACSPCALPRYSKKLWDTCGPC, from the exons ATGAGCAATGCCGGGGCTGCTATAAAAGCCCTGCCTCGGCCAGAGTGGAGCAAGCAGTGCCCTGGCCACCTTCTCCTCCTCGGGAACAA ggCTGCCCTCTCTTGCAGAACACCCTCGCATCCCACT AAGATGTCCTGCTATGACCTGTGCCCACCCAGGAGCAgcgctgagctgtgcccagtgcccaggacCAGcgtggctgtgccccagcccatCGCTGAGAGCTGCAACGAGCTGTGCGCCCGCCAGTGCCCCGACTCGTCTGCCTTCATCCAGCCCCCGCCCGTGGTGGTCACCTTCCCCGgccccatcctcagctccttcccccagcaggcCGTGGTGGGCTCCTCCGGAGCACCGGCCTTTGgcggctccctggggctgggcggCCTCTATGGCGCCGGTGCCACCCAGGCCTCGGGGGGCCTCTGCACCTTTGGCAGAGCCTACGCTGCTCCCGCCTGCAGCCCTTGCGCCCTGCCCCGCTACAGCAAGAAGCTCTGGGACACCTGTGGGCCCTGCTAG
- the LOC131569491 gene encoding LOW QUALITY PROTEIN: scale keratin-like (The sequence of the model RefSeq protein was modified relative to this genomic sequence to represent the inferred CDS: deleted 2 bases in 1 codon), protein MELSNPRAAIKALPGPEWSKQCPGHLLLLGNKAALSCRAPSHPTKMSCYDLCPPRSSAELCPVPRTSVAVPQPIAESCNELCARQCPDSSAFIQPPPVVVTFPGPILSSFPQQAVVGSSGAPAFGGSLGLGGLYGAGATQASGGLCTFGRAYAAPACSPCALPRYSKKLWDTCGPC, encoded by the exons atggagctgagcAATCCCAGGGCTGCTAtaaaagccctgcctgggccagAATGGAGCAAGCAGTGCCCTGGCCACCTTCTCCTCCTCGGGAACAA ggCTGCCCTCTCTTGCAGAGCACCCTCGCATCCCACT AAGATGTCCTGCTACGACCTGTGCCCACCCAGGAGCAgcgctgagctgtgcccagtgcccaggacCAGcgtggctgtgccccagcccatCGCTGAGAGCTGCAACGAGCTGTGCGCCCGCCAGTGCCCCGACTCGTCTGCCTTCATCCAGCCCCCGCCCGTGGTGGTCACCTTCCCCGgccccatcctcagctccttcccccagcaggcCGTGGTGGGCTCCTCCGGAGCACCGGCCTTTGgcggctccctggggctgggcggCCTCTATGGCGCCGGTGCCACCCAGGCCTCGGGGGGCCTCTGCACCTTTGGCAGAGCCTACGCTGCTCCCGCCTGCAGCCCTTGTGCCCTGCCCCGCTACAGCAAGAAGCTCTGGGACACCTGCGGGCCCTGCTAG
- the LOC131569493 gene encoding LOW QUALITY PROTEIN: scale keratin-like (The sequence of the model RefSeq protein was modified relative to this genomic sequence to represent the inferred CDS: deleted 2 bases in 1 codon) — MAALSCRAPSHPTKMSCYDLCPPRSSAELCPVPRTSVAVPQPIAESCNELCARQCPDSSAFIQPPPVVVTFPGPILSSFPQQAVVGSSGAPAFGGSLGLGGLYGAGATQASGGLCTFGRAYAAPACSPCALPRYSKKLWNTCGPC, encoded by the exons atggCTGCCCTCTCTTGCAGAGCACCCTCGCATCCCACT AAGATGTCCTGCTACGACCTGTGCCCACCCAGGAGCAgcgctgagctgtgcccagtgcccaggacCAGcgtggctgtgccccagcccatTGCTGAGAGCTGCAACGAGCTGTGCGCCCGCCAGTGCCCCGACTCGTCTGCCTTCATCCAGCCCCCGCCCGTGGTGGTCACCTTCCCCGgccccatcctcagctccttcccccagcaggcCGTGGTGGGCTCCTCCGGAGCACCGGCCTTTGgcggctccctggggctgggcggCCTCTATGGCGCCGGTGCCACCCAGGCCTCGGGGGGCCTCTGCACCTTTGGCAGAGCCTACGCTGCTCCCGCCTGCAGCCCTTGTGCCCTGCCCCGCTACAGCAAGAAGCTCTGGAACACCTGCGGGCCCTGCTAG
- the LOC131569378 gene encoding scale keratin-like: MSCYDLCSMGGSGLIGGSGLFGGSSLFGGSGLIGAGNVLRPQPLADSGNEPCVRQCPDSTTVIQPPAVVVTFPGPILSSFPQDSVVGSAGAPVLAASGASGGYGGFGSGGYGGFGFGGYGGYGSLGYGGLWGYGGSSLGFGGLGSCGGSSLGYRGLYGFGRSFGSCGSRSSRFGRYRRGSCGSC; this comes from the coding sequence ATGTCCTGCTATGACCTGTGCTCCATGGGTGGCTCCGGCCTCATTGGTGGCTCCGGCCTCTTCGGTGGCTCCAGCCTCTTCGGTGGCTCCGGCCTCATCGGTGCTGGCAACGTCCTccggccccagcccctggctgacAGCGGGAACGAGCCGTGCGTCCGCCAGTGCCCCGACTCCACCACCGTGATCCAGCCTCCCGCCGTGGTGGTCACCTTCCCCGgccccatcctcagctccttcccccaggaTTCCGTGGTGGGATCTGCTGGAGCTCCCGTCCTCGCCGCCTCTGGGGCCTCCGGGGGCTATGGAGGATTTGGCTCTGGGGGTTATGGGGGATTTGGCTTTGGGGGCTATGGGGGTTATGGATCCCTGGGCTATGGGGGTCTGTGGGGCTATGGGGGCTCCTCGCTGGGctttgggggtctggggtccTGTGGGGGTTCCTCCCTGGGTTACCGGGGTCTGTATGGCTTTGGGAGATCCTTTGGCTCCTGCGGCTCTCGGTCCTCCCGCTTCGGCCGCTACCGCCGTGGCAGCTGCGGCTCCTGCTAA
- the LOC131569377 gene encoding scale keratin-like, translating into MSCYDLCSMGGSGLIGGSGLFGGSSLFGGSGLIGAGGVLRPQPLADSGNEPCVRQCPDSTTVIQPPAVVVTFPGPILSSFPQDSVVGSAGAPVLAASGASGGYGGFGSGGYGGFGFGGYGGYGSLGYGGLWGYGGSSLGFGGLGSCGGSSLGYRGLYGFGRSFGSCGSRSSRFGRYRRGSCGSC; encoded by the coding sequence ATGTCCTGCTATGACCTGTGCTCCATGGGTGGCTCCGGCCTCATTGGTGGCTCCGGCCTCTTCGGTGGCTCCAGCCTCTTCGGTGGCTCCGGTCTCATCGGTGCTGGCGGCGTCCTccggccccagcccctggctgacAGCGGGAACGAGCCGTGCGTCCGCCAGTGCCCCGACTCCACCACCGTGATCCAGCCTCCCGCCGTGGTGGTCACCTTCCCCGgccccatcctcagctccttcccccaggaTTCCGTGGTGGGATCTGCTGGAGCTCCCGTCCTCGCCGCCTCTGGGGCCTCCGGGGGCTATGGAGGATTTGGCTCTGGGGGTTATGGGGGATTTGGCTTTGGGGGCTATGGGGGTTATGGATCCCTGGGCTATGGGGGTCTGTGGGGCTATGGGGGCTCCTCGCTGGGctttgggggtctggggtccTGTGGGGGTTCCTCCCTGGGTTACCGGGGTCTGTATGGCTTTGGGAGATCCTTTGGCTCCTGCGGCTCTCGGTCCTCCCGCTTCGGCCGCTACCGCCGTGGCAGCTGCGGCTCCTGCTAA